A part of Vulcanisaeta moutnovskia 768-28 genomic DNA contains:
- a CDS encoding glutamine synthetase family protein, translated as MPTNNLEIEPSDLWRILKASGIKYVKFIVIDINGAPRSEIVPIDMAKDLFIDGMPFDASSIPSYSTVNKSDFIAYVDPRAVYVEYWQDGKVADVFTMVSDIANKPSLLDPRRILNDTLEQAKSKGYNFLMGVEVEFFVVKEDGGKPVFADSGIYFDGWNTTAQSQFMKELITAIAKAGINYTKIHHEVAPSQYEVNIGAIDPLRLADQMIYFKIMAKDMAKKYGLIATFMPKPFWGVNGSGAHTHISVWRNGENLFLSNTGKITEECGYAISSILGNARALSSFVAPLVNSYKRLVPHYEAPTRIVWGYANRSAMVRIPQYKMRINRIEYRHPDPSMNPYLAFAAMIKTILRGFEERREPPSPTEDVAYELVNTLETPTTLEDALKELSKSFLFSEFPSDLMNAYLRAKQNEWEDYLTRVGPWERTWNVITDWEYSKYLVTA; from the coding sequence GTGCCCACTAATAACCTAGAAATCGAACCAAGCGATTTATGGAGAATCCTAAAGGCCTCGGGCATAAAGTATGTCAAGTTCATAGTTATTGACATCAATGGTGCACCAAGATCAGAAATAGTCCCAATAGACATGGCCAAGGACCTATTCATCGATGGAATGCCCTTTGACGCTTCATCAATACCATCATACTCAACAGTGAATAAAAGCGACTTCATTGCATATGTGGATCCAAGGGCTGTGTACGTGGAGTATTGGCAGGATGGTAAGGTGGCTGACGTATTCACAATGGTTTCCGACATAGCCAATAAACCATCACTACTTGACCCAAGGAGGATTCTTAACGACACGCTTGAACAAGCCAAGTCTAAGGGTTATAATTTCCTAATGGGTGTTGAGGTTGAGTTCTTCGTGGTTAAGGAAGATGGTGGTAAACCAGTCTTTGCAGATTCTGGTATTTACTTTGATGGTTGGAATACTACGGCGCAATCTCAATTCATGAAGGAACTAATAACGGCAATAGCTAAGGCAGGAATTAACTACACCAAGATTCACCATGAAGTCGCCCCAAGCCAGTATGAAGTAAACATAGGTGCTATTGATCCATTAAGACTTGCAGATCAAATGATATACTTTAAGATTATGGCTAAGGACATGGCGAAGAAATACGGCTTAATAGCCACATTCATGCCAAAGCCCTTCTGGGGTGTTAACGGTAGTGGTGCCCACACGCACATTAGTGTTTGGAGGAATGGCGAGAACCTATTCCTAAGTAATACGGGGAAGATAACTGAGGAGTGCGGCTACGCAATAAGTTCAATACTGGGCAATGCAAGGGCATTAAGCAGTTTTGTTGCCCCACTCGTTAATTCATACAAGAGGTTAGTGCCTCATTATGAGGCACCGACTAGGATTGTTTGGGGTTATGCAAATAGGAGTGCCATGGTTAGGATACCGCAGTATAAAATGAGGATAAACAGGATTGAGTATAGGCACCCGGACCCAAGCATGAACCCATACCTAGCCTTCGCAGCTATGATAAAGACGATACTGAGGGGTTTTGAGGAGAGGAGGGAGCCACCATCACCGACAGAGGATGTGGCGTATGAATTAGTCAATACCTTGGAAACACCGACTACATTGGAGGATGCGCTTAAGGAGCTTTCTAAAAGCTTCCTATTTAGTGAGTTTCCAAGTGATTTGATGAATGCGTACCTGAGGGCTAAACAGAATGAGTGGGAGGATTACCTAACTAGGGTTGGTCCCTGGGAAAGGACTTGGAATGTAATAACTGATTGGGAGTACAGCAAATACCTAGTTACGGCATAA
- a CDS encoding thioredoxin family protein: MSDEERELIERMYRRMLMSTKEQSIGAKSVMCPTGIISLDNNNLNSMIKKCLVSVIDFYADWCVPCRIMEPILNKLAQVFAGKVFFGRVDVDEYPEVAAGYGVMSIPTTILLRNDEEVYRVIGAVDYNTMRRYIEIYLGVKP; encoded by the coding sequence ATGAGTGACGAGGAGCGGGAATTAATTGAACGTATGTATAGGAGGATGTTAATGAGTACCAAGGAGCAGTCAATAGGCGCTAAGTCAGTAATGTGTCCTACCGGCATCATATCTCTTGATAATAATAATCTAAACTCAATGATTAAGAAATGCCTTGTGTCCGTGATTGATTTCTACGCTGATTGGTGCGTACCATGCCGAATAATGGAGCCCATACTTAATAAGTTGGCCCAGGTATTTGCTGGTAAGGTATTCTTTGGTAGAGTTGATGTTGATGAGTACCCAGAGGTGGCTGCTGGGTATGGTGTCATGTCCATACCAACCACGATATTGCTTAGGAATGATGAGGAGGTTTATAGGGTAATTGGTGCCGTTGATTATAACACAATGAGGAGGTATATTGAGATTTACCTCGGTGTTAAACCCTAG
- a CDS encoding TatD family hydrolase codes for MRNKDLPLCDNHAHTNPVIGMGPRELARRFRREGGKFIVIVALLTWSLGLTPGDLDSVRRMYDITVESTRIINEEGVKSVAIVGLHPAEGYELLRRGWSREDVRKFMEKGIDLAAEYVREGKAVGIGEIGRPHWEAPNDVVNFFNELIEYAFRVAKDVNAVLHLHLERNGVRTALSITDMMRRVGNRPYSVVMHHAEPVTIDTAYNSNVMPSIPMGRRGEFEDAVKHGPSFVVESDFIDDPKRPGAVIPPWTLVKKLRGYVVNGIINDDFLYRICVDNIGRVYGITYS; via the coding sequence ATGCGGAATAAGGACTTACCACTCTGCGATAACCATGCACATACAAACCCAGTAATCGGTATGGGCCCTAGGGAGTTGGCCAGGAGGTTTAGGAGGGAGGGTGGTAAGTTCATCGTAATAGTAGCCCTATTAACCTGGAGCCTGGGGTTAACACCTGGGGATCTTGATAGTGTTAGGAGGATGTACGATATAACCGTGGAATCCACCAGGATAATTAATGAGGAGGGTGTTAAGTCCGTAGCCATTGTCGGCTTACACCCAGCTGAGGGTTATGAATTACTTAGGAGGGGTTGGTCCAGGGAGGATGTACGTAAATTCATGGAGAAGGGCATCGACTTGGCAGCTGAGTATGTTAGGGAGGGTAAGGCCGTGGGGATTGGTGAGATTGGTAGACCTCATTGGGAGGCGCCTAATGACGTTGTTAATTTCTTCAACGAGCTAATAGAATATGCGTTTAGGGTTGCTAAGGACGTTAACGCAGTTTTGCACCTACACCTGGAGAGGAATGGTGTTAGGACAGCGTTGTCAATCACGGATATGATGAGGAGGGTGGGTAATAGGCCCTATAGCGTTGTTATGCATCATGCAGAGCCCGTAACCATTGACACAGCATATAATAGTAACGTAATGCCATCAATACCCATGGGTAGGAGAGGGGAGTTTGAGGATGCCGTTAAGCATGGGCCGAGTTTTGTTGTGGAGAGTGACTTCATTGATGATCCAAAGAGGCCAGGCGCCGTGATACCGCCGTGGACCTTGGTTAAGAAGTTGAGGGGTTACGTGGTTAATGGTATTATTAATGATGATTTCCTATATAGGATTTGTGTAGATAATATTGGTAGGGTGTATGGCATTACGTATTCATAG
- the trm10 gene encoding tRNA (adenine(9)-N1)-methyltransferase Trm10, with translation MLLGNQLLNALRDLGIHRLCIPRKLKCNYYLPQCIAVNLLLGKYVLCLGGFGGNVISRINDLEILSLLSMGALPCDAYLAKPSDCTASLDLLMDIPQKPRFIVDLSLWNEHTDSEKNELIEQVLTSINTIRRYLWDSNLELTSTPSEFLERIGKFARGFRHGVVIRRDKPIIHDNAVMLDPEGDCVLSEQLITRISTFVIGGIVDKERRIKDGTGRLYGLLGLNVPRCRIELRGSVIGVPDRINKIIEIILIALLETGSIEEAIIRMMSKRDRVNRLFYELQRAAYRLRGEGSTVFVIPRSLINRINWVNASDKEVELVLRKSHIYVIDDEELSKYLLLGMARPGPLTYKYVSKA, from the coding sequence GTGTTACTCGGTAATCAATTATTGAATGCCCTAAGGGACCTCGGCATTCACAGACTGTGCATACCCCGTAAACTCAAATGCAATTATTACTTACCGCAGTGCATTGCCGTGAATTTATTGCTAGGTAAGTACGTACTTTGCCTAGGTGGTTTTGGTGGTAATGTTATTTCGAGAATTAATGACCTAGAGATACTATCGTTATTATCAATGGGGGCATTACCATGTGATGCCTACCTAGCCAAGCCAAGTGATTGTACGGCATCACTGGACCTACTCATGGATATTCCCCAGAAGCCTCGCTTCATAGTTGATCTATCCCTTTGGAATGAGCATACGGATTCTGAGAAGAATGAACTCATAGAGCAGGTATTAACCTCAATAAATACAATAAGGAGATATCTCTGGGACTCTAACCTGGAATTAACGAGTACACCTAGTGAGTTTCTCGAGAGAATCGGCAAATTTGCTAGGGGATTTAGGCACGGTGTAGTTATTAGACGGGATAAACCGATTATTCATGATAACGCCGTAATGCTTGACCCGGAGGGTGATTGCGTACTTAGTGAGCAATTAATTACTAGGATCTCCACCTTCGTGATAGGCGGTATTGTGGATAAGGAAAGAAGGATTAAGGATGGGACAGGTAGGTTGTATGGATTGTTGGGATTAAATGTACCTAGGTGTAGGATTGAGCTTAGGGGCTCGGTGATTGGTGTTCCTGATAGGATAAATAAGATAATTGAGATAATATTAATAGCACTCCTTGAGACGGGCAGTATTGAGGAGGCAATAATTAGGATGATGTCAAAAAGAGATAGGGTGAATAGGCTGTTCTATGAATTACAGAGGGCGGCCTATAGATTACGTGGGGAGGGTAGCACCGTGTTCGTGATACCAAGGTCCTTGATTAATAGGATTAATTGGGTCAATGCTTCCGATAAGGAGGTGGAACTTGTGTTGAGGAAATCCCATATTTACGTGATTGATGATGAGGAATTAAGTAAGTACTTATTACTTGGTATGGCTAGGCCTGGCCCTCTAACGTATAAGTACGTAAGTAAAGCATAA
- a CDS encoding 50S ribosomal protein L34e translates to MPRPALRSRKLRRTQTRTPGGRHVVHYKKRFASKPRCAICGRPLQGVDETRVKARRVAGLTVSRPYGGYICHRCLALALRTAVRLSAT, encoded by the coding sequence ATGCCAAGACCAGCATTAAGGTCAAGGAAATTAAGGAGGACGCAAACCAGGACGCCAGGCGGTAGACACGTGGTTCATTATAAAAAGAGATTTGCATCTAAGCCTAGGTGTGCTATCTGTGGTAGGCCACTGCAGGGCGTTGATGAGACCAGGGTTAAGGCGAGACGCGTTGCTGGTTTAACAGTGTCAAGGCCATACGGTGGTTACATTTGCCATAGGTGTTTGGCGTTGGCTCTTAGGACGGCTGTACGATTATCAGCGACGTGA
- the cmk gene encoding (d)CMP kinase — translation MGVIAISGQAASGKTTVARELANRLNYRFVSIGELFRKIAIQRGVSLLELHRIAETDFSIDRVVDEETIREAKKDNVVIEGHLVAWMLKDVADVRIYLKADIRARSQRLLIRDGKSIEEALNEIKTREESNRRRYLAIYGIDINDISIFDLIIDTTYIDAKKVVDIIYEYVYNVLRNKGKF, via the coding sequence ATGGGCGTTATAGCCATTAGTGGACAAGCAGCTAGTGGGAAGACCACAGTGGCTAGGGAATTAGCTAATAGACTGAATTATAGGTTTGTGTCCATTGGTGAGTTATTTAGGAAAATCGCTATTCAAAGGGGTGTTTCATTGCTTGAGCTTCATAGGATTGCTGAGACTGATTTTAGTATTGATAGGGTTGTTGATGAGGAAACCATTAGGGAGGCTAAGAAGGATAATGTAGTTATTGAGGGTCACTTAGTTGCTTGGATGCTTAAGGATGTGGCTGATGTACGTATTTACCTGAAGGCCGACATTAGGGCTAGGTCACAGAGACTGTTAATTAGGGATGGTAAATCAATTGAGGAGGCACTGAATGAGATTAAGACCCGTGAGGAGTCCAATAGGAGGAGGTACCTGGCTATTTATGGGATTGATATCAATGATATCTCTATCTTCGACTTAATCATTGATACTACGTACATAGATGCCAAGAAGGTTGTCGATATTATCTACGAATACGTATATAATGTATTACGTAACAAGGGTAAATTTTAG
- the amrB gene encoding AmmeMemoRadiSam system protein B: MVRVRKPAVAGAFYEADKDKLIKQIEWSISHSLGPGQLIRQPREGYKAVPIVIVPHAGYIYSGPVAAMSFVEIYRFHKPKTFILIGPNHYGVGAPVAIYPEGTWETPLGVVEVDSDVTKELMSRVKYLEPDVYAFTQEHSIEVQLPFIQYIFGNDVKIVPIIIWRQTKEVARDLGNAIADVISGHELGSIVYVASSDWNHYEPHEITTEKDMRAIDPVLRLDEDSFFDAIERYDVSACGYGAIATAIIAAKKLGVRNVILLRHATSGDTSGYTLETVGYASIAFYL; the protein is encoded by the coding sequence ATGGTTCGGGTGCGTAAACCAGCGGTTGCAGGTGCATTCTATGAGGCTGATAAGGATAAATTAATTAAGCAGATTGAGTGGTCGATAAGTCACTCATTAGGGCCAGGTCAACTGATTAGGCAGCCCCGTGAGGGGTATAAGGCCGTACCAATTGTAATAGTTCCACATGCTGGTTATATATACTCAGGCCCTGTAGCCGCCATGTCCTTCGTCGAGATCTATAGGTTTCACAAACCAAAGACCTTCATATTAATTGGACCTAATCACTATGGCGTTGGTGCGCCAGTGGCTATATATCCAGAAGGTACTTGGGAGACGCCACTTGGAGTGGTTGAGGTTGATTCGGATGTGACTAAGGAATTAATGAGCAGGGTTAAGTACCTGGAACCTGACGTGTACGCCTTCACTCAGGAGCATTCTATTGAGGTTCAATTACCCTTTATTCAATATATATTCGGTAATGACGTGAAGATCGTGCCAATAATCATTTGGAGACAGACGAAGGAGGTTGCTAGGGATCTTGGTAATGCAATAGCTGATGTAATCTCGGGTCATGAACTTGGCTCCATAGTTTATGTAGCCTCAAGTGATTGGAATCACTATGAACCTCATGAAATAACAACGGAAAAGGACATGAGGGCTATCGACCCAGTCCTTAGGCTTGATGAGGATTCGTTCTTCGATGCTATTGAGCGTTATGACGTATCAGCCTGCGGTTATGGCGCCATCGCAACGGCAATAATTGCAGCTAAGAAACTTGGTGTTAGGAACGTTATCCTCCTCAGGCACGCTACGTCTGGTGATACTAGTGGATATACGTTAGAAACCGTGGGCTATGCATCAATAGCATTCTACCTATGA
- the rpsB gene encoding 30S ribosomal protein S2: protein MGEERKETREEGLAPVPPQEELLIAIERYLAAGVRLGTRVSNAYLQRRGFVFSVRPDGLRILNLRKIDERIRIAAKMIAMYDPEKVVAYSAKPYGFKPVEMFCKFVNCKAITGRFIPGTFTNPNLNHYIEADLLISTDPKADAQAIEEAATMGIPVIALVDTDTPISYVDLIIPCNNKGRRSLALVYWLLARQVLRIRGELKENEDLPVSPEEFEVKVSLEGITQ from the coding sequence ATGGGTGAGGAACGTAAGGAGACACGTGAGGAGGGATTAGCTCCGGTTCCACCACAGGAGGAATTATTGATTGCCATTGAGCGTTACCTAGCGGCTGGTGTTAGGCTTGGTACTAGGGTGTCAAATGCATATCTGCAGAGGAGAGGTTTTGTATTCTCAGTAAGACCTGATGGGCTTAGGATACTTAACCTGAGGAAGATTGATGAGAGAATTAGGATTGCAGCTAAGATGATCGCCATGTATGACCCCGAGAAGGTAGTTGCATACTCGGCTAAGCCATACGGCTTCAAGCCTGTGGAGATGTTCTGCAAGTTCGTTAACTGCAAGGCAATAACGGGTAGGTTCATACCAGGAACATTCACAAACCCAAACCTTAACCACTACATAGAGGCTGACTTACTCATATCCACAGACCCGAAGGCAGATGCGCAGGCAATTGAAGAAGCAGCCACAATGGGTATACCAGTCATTGCTCTTGTGGATACTGACACGCCAATATCCTATGTAGACCTAATAATACCATGCAATAACAAGGGAAGAAGAAGTCTAGCCCTAGTTTACTGGTTACTGGCTAGGCAGGTACTTAGGATTAGAGGCGAGCTGAAGGAGAATGAGGACCTGCCCGTATCACCTGAAGAATTCGAGGTCAAGGTATCGCTTGAGGGAATTACCCAATAA
- the eno gene encoding phosphopyruvate hydratase — protein MPDTTMEDLGIRKIFNSRGEETVEVEVYLTDGYGRAAAPAGASRGSHEVVYFPNDNVDLAISTFEKNVAPDLMGLDASIQGEVDARLEEIDGTENFSRIGGAVAIATSMAVARAAANALEIPLYQHLGGANARDLPYPLGNVIGGGKHSRGLGPDIQEFLVLSYGAPDIYMALKANIEVHRTVFKELVKADPTFTGGRNDEGAWSARISTNTALDILSRAVKEVSSRVGFEIGIGVDMAASTLWNGEKYVYTNEGVSRTPKEQLEFVKGLIDKYGLIYVEDPFHEEDFQSFAELTDSVNDKCLIVGDDLFTTNPSRLSRGIKEGAANAIIIKPDQIGTLSRAWEAVRLAVSNGYVPVVSHRSGDTEYETLAHIAVGFGAPIIKSGVLGGERITKLNELIRIQDYMGKAARMNQTLTQRLRH, from the coding sequence ATGCCGGACACTACAATGGAGGACTTGGGCATCAGGAAAATTTTTAATTCAAGGGGTGAGGAGACTGTTGAGGTTGAGGTTTACTTAACGGATGGTTATGGTAGAGCAGCAGCACCTGCCGGTGCCTCAAGGGGTTCTCATGAAGTTGTTTACTTCCCCAATGACAATGTTGATCTTGCAATAAGTACGTTTGAGAAAAACGTTGCGCCTGACCTAATGGGTCTGGACGCGTCAATACAGGGTGAGGTAGATGCTAGGCTTGAGGAAATTGATGGTACAGAGAACTTCTCTAGAATTGGTGGTGCGGTGGCCATAGCCACTTCAATGGCCGTGGCAAGGGCGGCTGCTAACGCGTTGGAAATACCGCTTTATCAACACCTCGGCGGCGCTAATGCGAGGGATTTACCATACCCACTGGGTAATGTTATTGGTGGTGGTAAGCATAGCCGTGGCCTTGGCCCTGATATTCAGGAATTCCTCGTATTATCATACGGAGCTCCAGACATTTACATGGCACTTAAGGCAAACATTGAGGTCCATAGGACTGTCTTTAAGGAGTTGGTTAAGGCTGATCCAACGTTCACGGGCGGTCGTAATGACGAAGGAGCCTGGTCAGCAAGGATTTCAACGAATACCGCATTGGATATCCTGAGTAGGGCCGTTAAGGAGGTCAGTAGTAGGGTGGGTTTTGAAATAGGTATTGGCGTTGATATGGCCGCATCGACACTCTGGAATGGTGAGAAGTACGTATATACAAATGAGGGAGTCTCGAGAACACCTAAGGAACAGCTTGAGTTTGTTAAGGGATTGATTGATAAGTACGGACTTATTTATGTTGAGGATCCATTCCATGAGGAGGACTTCCAATCCTTCGCTGAATTAACGGACTCCGTTAACGACAAGTGCCTAATCGTTGGTGATGACTTATTCACAACTAATCCATCCAGGTTATCGAGGGGTATTAAGGAGGGTGCTGCAAATGCCATAATAATAAAGCCCGACCAAATAGGGACATTATCGAGGGCTTGGGAAGCCGTTAGGTTAGCCGTATCCAACGGCTACGTACCAGTGGTATCCCATAGGTCTGGGGACACTGAGTATGAGACGCTGGCTCACATAGCCGTTGGGTTTGGAGCACCAATAATTAAGAGCGGAGTACTTGGTGGTGAGAGGATTACTAAGCTCAATGAGTTAATTAGAATTCAGGATTACATGGGTAAGGCTGCCAGGATGAATCAAACACTGACCCAGAGACTTAGGCATTAG
- a CDS encoding HAD-IB family phosphatase produces MIRAAILDVDGVLTYFRSAWQHLHRVLGTEEWASLNREAYASGLINYRDWALVDALLWMGVPRSWVEVPVTLRRGTLELLKFLRDNDVLVIAVSGGLNYTGIPIREYINYFISNELVLDNDDSLISVKVNVENKNIVNDLINRLGLDWDYVMAVGDSDMDLPMLRRARYSIAYNPVNEEVANAARIVINSDTLYPLIDLVKAILK; encoded by the coding sequence ATGATTAGGGCTGCGATACTTGATGTTGATGGAGTTCTAACGTACTTCAGGTCAGCATGGCAGCACCTACATAGGGTACTCGGCACCGAGGAATGGGCTTCATTGAATAGGGAGGCCTATGCATCAGGGCTTATTAATTATAGGGATTGGGCACTTGTCGATGCGCTTCTCTGGATGGGTGTACCGAGGAGCTGGGTTGAGGTCCCTGTAACCCTAAGGAGAGGTACACTGGAATTACTAAAATTCCTTAGGGATAATGACGTATTGGTAATAGCCGTAAGCGGTGGCTTGAATTACACGGGAATCCCCATTAGGGAGTATATTAATTACTTCATTAGTAATGAGTTAGTGCTTGATAATGATGACTCATTAATATCTGTTAAGGTTAATGTAGAGAATAAGAACATAGTTAATGATCTAATTAATAGGCTGGGACTTGATTGGGATTATGTGATGGCCGTTGGTGATAGTGATATGGACTTACCAATGCTCAGGAGGGCTAGGTATTCCATAGCCTATAATCCTGTTAATGAGGAGGTTGCCAATGCGGCGAGGATCGTAATTAATTCCGATACGTTATATCCACTTATTGATCTTGTTAAGGCTATTCTTAAGTAA
- a CDS encoding Hsp20/alpha crystallin family protein has protein sequence MNIAIRIDLGNWEIPEHGEYREPKHVIRIEGDHVIAEVEVPGVSKESIIVKLLDDDKLFIKAEGNNRKYLLIRELPVSVTVEGSHAEYRNGLLIIKLLIKGVSIGVE, from the coding sequence ATGAATATAGCAATTAGGATTGACTTGGGTAATTGGGAAATACCTGAACATGGTGAATATAGGGAGCCTAAGCACGTGATTAGGATTGAGGGTGATCACGTAATTGCTGAGGTGGAAGTTCCAGGCGTTAGTAAGGAGAGTATAATCGTAAAACTTCTCGATGATGATAAACTCTTCATTAAGGCTGAGGGTAACAATAGGAAGTACCTACTCATTAGGGAGTTGCCTGTGTCAGTCACCGTGGAAGGCTCCCACGCGGAGTATAGGAATGGACTTCTCATAATTAAATTACTAATTAAGGGCGTGAGTATTGGTGTTGAGTGA
- a CDS encoding bifunctional ADP-dependent NAD(P)H-hydrate dehydratase/NAD(P)H-hydrate epimerase produces the protein MPIDFRDWSSGAITTLEMRVIDRNAAYMGVDRHILMENAGRSVATTVIERYPKVRRILVVAGLGDNGGDGIVAAKYLHSWGREVKVVLLGRISDAREELVVDNLGILRGLNIEIMEAPTPYDLLAYQDIFHPWAEVIIDAIIGTGIKGVLREPQATAIELINKSSAYKVAVDIPSGLDPDTGEVRDIAVKAHVTVTMHRPKVGLIKEGVSQYVGDLVIADIGIPEEIEHIIGPGDLYYLGYARKPDSKKGDNGRVLFIGGSREFTGAIYLAAKASLRTGVDLSIVMAPRDVARDIRAHDPSIIAIPLDGDYLMLNHVDQIMEQVGKSHVIAIGPGLGLREETMKAVVELVSRAVDVGKKVVIDADAIKAIGELKRQDLITKNVIVTPHAGEFKWLTGIDVTKEGNTWSRALMVRDVVKSSLRGGIVLLKGNVDVITDGQRYKVNFTGNPGMTVGGTGDVLTGVVSALMVKVQDSLEAAAIGAFITGLAGDLAAKDLGYHITPTDVIENIPKVFRRLVSVDEIVNSSIHPQALRLIG, from the coding sequence ATGCCCATTGACTTCAGGGATTGGTCCTCAGGTGCGATAACGACACTTGAGATGCGTGTTATAGATAGGAATGCTGCCTACATGGGTGTTGATAGGCACATACTCATGGAAAATGCGGGCAGGTCTGTGGCCACTACGGTTATTGAGAGGTACCCGAAGGTCCGGAGGATACTTGTTGTTGCTGGATTGGGTGATAATGGTGGTGATGGTATTGTGGCTGCCAAGTACCTGCATTCATGGGGCAGGGAAGTTAAGGTGGTTCTCCTGGGCCGCATTAGTGATGCTAGGGAGGAGCTTGTTGTGGATAATTTAGGAATTCTTAGGGGACTAAACATAGAGATAATGGAGGCCCCAACGCCCTATGACTTACTTGCCTACCAAGACATTTTTCATCCATGGGCTGAGGTAATAATCGACGCAATAATAGGGACTGGGATAAAGGGTGTTCTTAGGGAGCCGCAGGCCACGGCTATTGAGTTAATTAATAAGTCATCGGCGTATAAGGTGGCTGTTGACATACCCAGTGGGTTGGACCCTGACACTGGTGAGGTTAGGGATATTGCGGTTAAGGCGCACGTCACCGTAACAATGCACAGACCGAAGGTTGGCCTGATTAAGGAGGGCGTTTCCCAGTATGTTGGCGATTTAGTGATTGCTGATATAGGTATTCCCGAGGAGATAGAGCATATAATTGGCCCTGGAGACTTATACTACCTGGGTTATGCCAGAAAACCTGATTCTAAGAAGGGTGATAATGGCCGTGTACTATTCATTGGCGGTTCCAGGGAGTTCACCGGCGCCATTTACCTAGCGGCTAAGGCGTCGCTTAGGACTGGTGTTGACTTGTCGATAGTCATGGCCCCAAGGGATGTGGCTAGGGATATCAGGGCTCATGATCCAAGCATAATAGCGATACCCCTTGATGGTGACTACCTAATGCTTAATCATGTGGATCAAATAATGGAGCAGGTCGGTAAGTCCCATGTGATAGCCATCGGCCCTGGGCTTGGGCTTAGGGAGGAGACTATGAAGGCTGTTGTTGAGTTGGTTTCTAGGGCTGTTGATGTTGGTAAGAAGGTAGTAATTGATGCTGATGCCATTAAGGCGATTGGTGAGTTGAAGAGGCAGGACTTAATCACAAAAAATGTTATTGTAACTCCACACGCTGGTGAGTTTAAGTGGTTGACTGGAATAGACGTGACTAAGGAGGGGAATACATGGTCGAGGGCTTTGATGGTGCGTGATGTGGTTAAGTCTTCATTGAGGGGTGGCATCGTCCTGCTTAAGGGTAATGTTGATGTAATAACTGATGGGCAGAGGTATAAGGTTAATTTCACTGGTAATCCTGGGATGACCGTTGGAGGTACTGGGGATGTACTCACTGGTGTTGTTTCGGCATTAATGGTTAAGGTTCAGGATTCACTTGAGGCAGCTGCAATTGGCGCCTTCATAACGGGACTTGCAGGTGACTTGGCGGCTAAGGACCTTGGTTATCACATAACACCCACTGATGTTATAGAGAACATACCCAAGGTATTTAGGAGGTTAGTGAGTGTTGATGAGATCGTTAACTCATCAATTCATCCACAAGCCCTAAGACTGATTGGTTAG